GCCCGCCGAGGCGATGTTCTCCGACGATGCGGCGATCGCCTTCGCGACCGCGGCGGCCGGTGAGGGCGCCGTGGTGTCGGTGGGGTCGCCGGCCGCCGGGCTCGATCAGGCGCTGCGCTCGCTGCAGGAGGCGATCGATCTCTCGCGCGGCGGACTGCGCGGCGACCGCCGCAGCGCCCAGCTGCGACGGGCCGACACCCGCCCGCTGGTGCGCCTGGTGACGAATCTGCGTGAGGACCATCGGCTGCTCGAACACGGCGAGCGGATGCTGGCTCCGCTCGTCGAGTACGACCTGGCCCGCGGTGGAGACCTGCTCGATGTGCTGGGGGCCGTGCTGTCGCATCCGGCCAACCGCACCGCGGCCGCCGCGGCCTCGCACCTGTCGCGCTCGGTGTTCTACCAGCGCATCGCGCTGATCGAGGAGCTGCTCGACCTCGACCTCGACGACGGCGAGACGCAGACCGCGCTGCACTTGGCCCTGCTCGTCCGCCGCAGCGGCGCCGCCCGCCGCTGACCCCTCTCTCACGTCGGCGCCCCCTCTGGTTGTCGGCGCCCCCTCGTATTGACGTCACTCAGAGGGGGCGTCGACACCCAGAGGGGGCCTCGACGGAGGTGGGAACGGGGTCAGCGCGGGTCAGCGCGGGGTGGGGGTGGGCGCGGGGGCGGTGGGTGACGGGGTGGTGGCTGAGCGGGTGGCAGCGGTGCGGGTGGTCCACAGGCCCGGCACCAGGCGCATGAGCAGGTAGTAGCTCGCTCCGGCGGTGATCGCGCAGGGGATGGATGCTGAGATGAAGCCGATCTCAAGCCCGGGCACGTACGTGAACGGGTCGAGCAGCACCAGGTAGGTCACCGCTCCGATCACGATCGACACCAGGCCCGCGGGGTTGAAGCCTGCGAAGTACCAGTAGCTGCTGCCCGCGCCGTCGCTGAACAGGCCGCGCACGTCGAGGTGCTGGCGCCGGATCAGGAAGTAGTCGACGATCTGCATGCCGCAGATCGGGCCGAGCAGAATGCCGGCGAGGGTGATGAACGCGCCGTAGTTCGCCATGAACGGCTCCGAGAGCACGGTGGCCACCAGCGCCACGGGCGCCAGCACGATCACGACTGCCCACGCCCACGGCACGCGCCGGTCGACGGCCGGCAGCTGCTTCAGCCCGAGGGCGGCAGAGTAGGCGCCGACCATCACGGTGCCGATGTTGGCGAACACCAGGAACAGCAGCGCGAACACCCCGAAGACCGGTCCGCCCAGTTCGATCAGGAAGGCGGTCGGATCACCGCCCGAGGCGGGCACGGCGAGAGCCGCGATCATGCCGATTGCGAGCACGAGTCCCATCATCAGACCGAGGCCGGCGACAGACGGGAACGCGGCGTGGCGCATCGACTTCGCATTGCGGGTGAGGCTGCCCACGTACGGCCACCAGGACAGACCACCCGCGACGCCGAGTTCGACGACGAGCATGAAGTCGAGGTGGTTGTCGCCGAACGGGGCGAGCGCCTTGGCCGAGAGGATTTGATCGAGGCCGAACTCGGCGATCAGTGTCGCACCGATCCAGATCGCCAGAGCCAGCACGGTGACGGCGACCAGCGGGCCCGCCCAGCGCAGCGTGCGGTTGCCGCGACGCAGCAGCAGGAACACCGCGACGATGCCGAGCAGCGAGAAGACGGGTGCCCACGCTCCGGCATCCGCTTCACCGATCACGCCCAACTGGGCCAGCGCTGCCGACGATGCATCCGAGAGCGAGATCATCAGCACGGCGTTCCAGCCGATCAGGATGGTCAGCGCGAGCACGACGGTGAGGTACGAGCCGCGAACCCCGAAGATCGTACGGGTGGAGCGCACGGCCTCGATGCCGTATCGGCTGGCGGCGGGGAGGGCGGCGAGCAGCACGACGAAGACGCCGATCAGCGTTCCGGCGATGATGGCCATCACGCCCTGGGTCGCGCCGAGATAGGCGGCGACGAAGCCGCCGCTGATGAAGCACCACGTCGCCACGGCCGCTGACGAGGTGTTGCCGAAGACGGCGAGGCCGCCCCAGTTCTTCTCAGCGCGGGAGAGCGGGATGCTGCTCTCGAAACCCGCCTCGGAGATGGTC
This is a stretch of genomic DNA from Microbacterium sp. YJN-G. It encodes these proteins:
- a CDS encoding purine-cytosine permease family protein; protein product: MSRQTISEAGFESSIPLSRAEKNWGGLAVFGNTSSAAVATWCFISGGFVAAYLGATQGVMAIIAGTLIGVFVVLLAALPAASRYGIEAVRSTRTIFGVRGSYLTVVLALTILIGWNAVLMISLSDASSAALAQLGVIGEADAGAWAPVFSLLGIVAVFLLLRRGNRTLRWAGPLVAVTVLALAIWIGATLIAEFGLDQILSAKALAPFGDNHLDFMLVVELGVAGGLSWWPYVGSLTRNAKSMRHAAFPSVAGLGLMMGLVLAIGMIAALAVPASGGDPTAFLIELGGPVFGVFALLFLVFANIGTVMVGAYSAALGLKQLPAVDRRVPWAWAVVIVLAPVALVATVLSEPFMANYGAFITLAGILLGPICGMQIVDYFLIRRQHLDVRGLFSDGAGSSYWYFAGFNPAGLVSIVIGAVTYLVLLDPFTYVPGLEIGFISASIPCAITAGASYYLLMRLVPGLWTTRTAATRSATTPSPTAPAPTPTPR